From Elephas maximus indicus isolate mEleMax1 chromosome 1, mEleMax1 primary haplotype, whole genome shotgun sequence, a single genomic window includes:
- the NKAPL gene encoding NKAP-like protein — protein MVPVFRSRYLEDSQASRRRRRSSSGSQPSAQARRPPRCGRSRSQSRDREGLRPPWGGSGVGAPSTLRPSGSRERPPGLSNDAFTSSPSSLYGGYRYHHHHHAGDWQGAEDYKEESHRQRRLKERERIGELGAPEVWGLSPKCPEPDSDEHTPVEGEAKTQESSSSDSSWEEKKRKKKASRSKNKKKRKKNSSKRKHSKYSDNDSSSDSDSDSSFGDDKKRPRKDKKKEKKKKHRVKKTKNMKTKKEFRDSTCKDSEGGLPEDRWIEQSKSADTMGLIGPEAPMIYYSQDEKPLNYGHALLPGEGAAMAEYVKAGKRIPRRGEIGLTSEEIASFECSGYVMSGSRHRRMEAVRLRKENQIYSADEKRALASFNQEERQKRENKILASFREMVYRKIKGKDDK, from the coding sequence ATGGTGCCTGTGTTCCGGTCCCGCTACCTTGAGGACTCCCAGGCCTCTCGGAGACGGAGACGCAGCTCGTCGGGGAGCCAGCCATCGGCGCAGGCCAGACGCCCCCCTCGGTGCGGACGCTCCCGGTCTCAGTCCCGGGACCGTGAGGGCTTAAGGCCTCCGTGGGGTGGGTCGGGCGTGGGCGCTCCTTCCACGCTTAGACCCTCTGGGTCCCGAGAGCGACCCCCTGGGCTCAGCAACGATGCCTTCACATCCTCCCCTTCTAGCCTTTATGGCGGATATCgctaccatcatcatcaccatgcTGGTGACTGGCAGGGGGCCGAAGACTACAAGGAGGAGAGCCATCGGCAGAGGaggctgaaagagagagagaggattggGGAGTTGGGAGCACCTGAGGTATGGGGGCTATCTCCAAAATGCCCCGAGCCGGATTCTGATGAGCACACTCCAGTTGAGGGTGAAGCAAAGACTCAGGAGAGCAGCAGTTCAGATTCTAgctgggaagaaaagaaaaggaagaagaaggccAGTCgttcaaaaaacaagaaaaaaagaaagaaaaactcatCCAAAAGAAAACATAGTAAGTACTCTGATAATGACAGCAGTTCAGACTCTGACTCTGATTCTAGCTTTGGTGATGATAAAAAGAGACCCAGAAAagacaagaagaaagagaagaaaaagaaacacagagtcaagaaaacaaagaatatgaAGACTAAAAAAGAATTTAGGGACTCAACCTGTAAGGATTCAGAAGGAGGGTTGCCAGAAGATAGGTGGATTGAGCAGTCAAAGAGTGCAGATACCATGGGTTTAATAGGCCCAGAAGCACCTATGATATACTACTCTCAAGATGAGAAACCTTTGAACTACGGCCATGCGCTGCTCCCAGGTGAAGGTGCAGCTATGGCTGAGTATGTAAAAGCTGGAAAGCGTATCCCACGAAGAGGTGAAATCGGGctgacaagtgaagagattgCTTCATTTGAATGCTCGGGTTATGTCATGAGTGGTAGCAGGCATCGCAGGATGGAGGCTGTACGACTGCGGAAAGAGAACCAAATCTACAGTGCTGATGAGAAGAGAGCCCTTGCATCCTTTAACcaagaagaaagacaaaagagagagaataaGATTCTAGCCAGTTTCCGAGAGATGGTGTACcgaaagataaaagggaaagatgaCAAATAA